One genomic segment of Rhinopithecus roxellana isolate Shanxi Qingling chromosome 6, ASM756505v1, whole genome shotgun sequence includes these proteins:
- the LOC104670107 gene encoding 60S ribosomal protein L36a-like: MVNVPKTRRTFCKKCGKHQPHKVTQYKKGKDSLYAQGKRRYDRSGYGGQTKPIFRKKAKTTKKIVLRLECVEPNCRSKRMLAIKRCKHFELGGDKKRKGQVIQF, encoded by the coding sequence ATGGTCAATGTACCTAAAACCCGAAGAACCTTCTGTAAGAAGTGTGGCAAGCATCAGCCTCACAAAGTGACACAGTATAAGAAGGGCAAGGATTCTTTGTATGCCCAGGGAAAGAGGCGCTATGATCGGAGTGGCTATGGTGGGCAGACAAAGCCAATTTTCCGGAAGAAGGCTAAGACCACAAAGAAGATTGTGCTAAGGCTGGAATGTGTTGAGCCTAACTGCAGATCCAAGAGGATGCTGGCCATTAAGAGATGCAAGCATTTTGAACTGGGAGGAGATAAGAAGAGAAAGGGCCAAGTGATCCAGTTCTAA